One Echinicola strongylocentroti DNA window includes the following coding sequences:
- a CDS encoding FecR family protein, whose product MDSSLLRKFFAGKCSPEEVHMVLVWINSETGKQQLEAELDDFEPEAGAEEMVDSKKLFEKIAAQISKEEQALKNINIAQVRTDRRAKDKKKKMWYVVAAMISMVAAVSFFILQHGSPKEREKKQQVTPKMVTKTTEYGQKLKLTLADGSHVHLNAGSKLIFPNHFGDTVREVYLEGEAFFDVERDENRPFVVKTPRTVTKVLGTSFVIKELTNSDQTKVGVLTGKVKVSAQNSGEELSYLLLPMEAVSYSSIEGSMKKNRVQYDEMFAWKDNVISFKAAGFKEVVEVLTKWFGVEFEIRKGFTSRKDFTGKFEQQSLEQILEGLGFTFEFKFRIENNNVIIY is encoded by the coding sequence ATGGATTCATCATTGTTAAGGAAATTTTTTGCAGGAAAGTGTTCTCCAGAAGAGGTGCATATGGTCTTGGTTTGGATAAATTCAGAAACAGGTAAGCAGCAATTGGAAGCTGAGCTGGATGATTTCGAACCAGAGGCAGGAGCGGAGGAGATGGTGGATAGCAAAAAGCTATTTGAAAAAATAGCAGCTCAAATTAGCAAAGAGGAGCAAGCACTTAAAAATATAAATATTGCCCAGGTGAGAACAGATCGTAGGGCTAAGGATAAAAAGAAAAAGATGTGGTATGTGGTGGCAGCGATGATCAGCATGGTGGCCGCAGTTTCTTTCTTTATTCTCCAACACGGTAGTCCGAAAGAGAGAGAGAAGAAACAGCAGGTGACTCCAAAAATGGTGACCAAAACCACCGAATACGGTCAAAAACTAAAGCTCACCCTTGCAGATGGAAGTCATGTGCACCTGAACGCAGGCAGTAAGTTGATTTTCCCGAATCACTTTGGGGATACTGTACGGGAGGTTTACTTGGAAGGCGAGGCATTTTTTGATGTGGAAAGGGATGAGAATAGGCCCTTTGTCGTCAAAACTCCCCGTACAGTGACCAAGGTGCTAGGGACATCCTTTGTGATAAAGGAGCTTACCAATTCGGACCAAACCAAGGTAGGGGTATTGACAGGAAAGGTAAAAGTGTCAGCCCAAAATAGTGGAGAGGAGCTAAGTTACTTACTGCTGCCTATGGAAGCTGTCAGCTATTCTTCCATCGAAGGAAGCATGAAAAAAAACAGGGTTCAATATGACGAAATGTTTGCCTGGAAGGACAACGTCATCAGTTTTAAGGCAGCGGGTTTTAAGGAGGTAGTGGAAGTATTGACCAAGTGGTTTGGAGTAGAGTTTGAGATACGTAAGGGCTTTACAAGCCGGAAAGATTTCACAGGAAAATTTGAGCAGCAATCGTTAGAACAAATCCTAGAGGGACTGGGCTTTACTTTCGAGTTCAAGTTTCGGATAGAAAACAATAATGTAATTATCTATTAA
- a CDS encoding RNA polymerase sigma-70 factor, whose protein sequence is MDTLINDIALKIKDNDKNAFYELYQLFHERIYLFCIHYGLKAVDAEEITQDVFVKLWTARQKIDPTKCLKAYLFTIAKNTMLDMFKKQIRQKATRTYQMQLILPVNTTQNTLEYNELMGLVEKTLTCLPERRRRVFEMSRLQGLSHKEIAAQLGISTKTVENHLTLALQNFREVFQDAQIMSLALLTLSLSYS, encoded by the coding sequence ATGGACACCCTTATCAATGATATAGCACTTAAAATCAAGGACAATGACAAAAATGCTTTTTATGAGCTCTATCAATTATTCCATGAAAGGATCTACCTTTTTTGTATCCATTATGGTCTAAAGGCCGTGGATGCAGAAGAAATCACACAGGATGTATTCGTAAAACTATGGACCGCTAGGCAGAAAATTGATCCTACAAAATGCCTTAAAGCCTATTTGTTTACCATTGCAAAAAATACCATGCTGGATATGTTCAAAAAACAAATCAGGCAAAAAGCTACCAGAACTTACCAAATGCAACTTATACTCCCGGTAAACACCACCCAAAACACCTTGGAATACAATGAATTGATGGGATTGGTAGAAAAAACCCTTACCTGCCTGCCCGAAAGGCGGAGGAGGGTATTCGAAATGTCCCGGTTACAGGGACTTTCCCATAAAGAAATTGCTGCCCAATTGGGCATCTCCACCAAAACGGTCGAAAATCACCTGACCCTGGCACTACAAAACTTCCGAGAGGTATTTCAAGATGCCCAAATTATGTCATTGGCCCTACTGACCCTTTCCCTATCCTATTCTTGA
- the msrA gene encoding peptide-methionine (S)-S-oxide reductase MsrA — protein sequence MTAFGSLRAAPDMTASSDTATFAAGCFWCVEAQFLQLEGVSKVVSGYTGGHVANPTYKAVCTGKTGHAEAISIVYDPEVITYDELLEAFFVAHDPTQLNRQGNDVGTQYRSAIFYHSAAQKEKAEYYINKLDEENIYPKKIVTEVAPMEKFYVAEDYHQNYYNLNKEQGYCRYVITPKLEKFQKVFKDKLKEGK from the coding sequence ATGACAGCATTTGGTTCTTTACGGGCGGCGCCTGACATGACTGCTTCATCCGATACAGCTACCTTTGCTGCGGGATGTTTCTGGTGCGTCGAGGCGCAGTTTTTACAACTTGAAGGCGTATCCAAGGTAGTCTCAGGCTATACGGGTGGTCATGTGGCCAACCCAACCTACAAGGCGGTATGCACGGGCAAAACCGGACATGCCGAAGCCATTTCTATCGTTTATGACCCTGAAGTGATCACGTACGATGAGCTATTGGAAGCGTTCTTTGTAGCGCATGACCCCACGCAACTAAACCGACAGGGAAATGATGTGGGCACCCAGTATAGAAGTGCGATATTCTACCATTCTGCCGCACAAAAAGAAAAGGCCGAATACTATATCAATAAACTCGATGAAGAAAACATCTATCCCAAAAAAATTGTTACGGAAGTAGCTCCCATGGAAAAATTCTATGTAGCGGAGGATTACCACCAGAATTATTACAACCTCAACAAAGAGCAAGGCTATTGCCGCTATGTCATTACTCCTAAGTTGGAAAAATTCCAAAAGGTGTTTAAAGATAAACTGAAGGAAGGAAAATAA
- the msrB gene encoding peptide-methionine (R)-S-oxide reductase MsrB — protein MKRILMIGVLLTAIIGCSKGQSNQTQGTQKEKADNPYYSRTDTTSLDVSDAEWKKILPPFLYAVAREAATERAFTGQYWDADTKGTYYCAVCGNKLFLSEAKFESDCGWPSFFEAVRKNSVIYKEDNSHGMNRIEVLCGRCDSHLGHIFNDGPPPTHKRFCMNSISLDFEPLGTVGLN, from the coding sequence ATGAAACGAATACTGATGATCGGTGTCCTGCTGACAGCCATTATTGGGTGTAGCAAAGGCCAAAGTAACCAAACCCAAGGCACCCAAAAAGAGAAAGCCGACAACCCCTACTACTCCCGGACAGACACCACTTCACTGGATGTTTCGGACGCGGAATGGAAAAAAATCCTGCCGCCGTTCCTTTACGCAGTTGCAAGGGAAGCGGCAACAGAAAGGGCTTTTACGGGCCAATATTGGGACGCTGACACCAAAGGCACTTATTACTGCGCAGTATGTGGCAATAAATTGTTTCTCTCAGAGGCCAAATTTGAAAGTGACTGTGGATGGCCAAGCTTCTTTGAGGCTGTACGCAAAAACAGCGTGATCTACAAAGAAGACAACTCCCACGGCATGAACAGAATAGAAGTACTCTGTGGCAGGTGCGACTCCCACTTGGGACACATCTTTAACGATGGCCCACCTCCCACCCATAAGCGATTCTGTATGAATTCTATCTCCCTGGATTTTGAACCATTGGGGACGGTGGGGCTGAACTAG
- a CDS encoding sulfatase, giving the protein MKNYIIVIVLLMVGSSCSKQSATTEETGASDSLPNIVLIHVDDLGWTDVGAFGSDFYDTPHIDALAREGLRFTNSYAAAAICSPTRAAMMTGKYPSRTGITDWIRARFQGGIIPPDGQNPQGYDENGDKPLKTPKNYLYMPLSEVTIAELLKDRGYKTAHIGKWHLGPDEYFPEHQGFDVNIGGCDLGQPPSYFDPYKPFNGNEEYIIPNLAPRKEGEYLTDREGDELVGFIQENKDKPFFVQWASYTVHTPLMGKADLVSDYESKEPGDQQNPVYAAMVKSLDENVGKVVATLDSLGISGNTLVIFTSDNGGLMGNPSHLITNNTPLRSQKGYPYEGGIRVPTIMRWPGKIPQGKETASPMITMDIIPTILNYVDGEVAEDNWDGVNLLEMINHPGKTYSRDLFWHFPHYRGVDVVPYSIIRSGDFKLIHYYDGTEDELYDLSADLSEKYNLIAERNELADELKQKLTVWLEKTDAKMPVEKQ; this is encoded by the coding sequence ATGAAGAACTATATTATTGTTATCGTATTGCTGATGGTCGGATCGTCATGTTCCAAACAATCAGCTACAACTGAGGAAACTGGAGCTAGCGATTCCCTTCCCAATATCGTTTTGATTCATGTCGATGACCTTGGCTGGACGGATGTGGGAGCGTTTGGGAGTGATTTTTACGATACCCCACATATCGATGCACTGGCACGTGAGGGACTGAGATTTACCAATTCGTATGCTGCTGCAGCCATTTGTTCGCCTACTAGGGCTGCAATGATGACTGGTAAATACCCTTCGAGGACAGGTATTACGGACTGGATTAGGGCTAGGTTTCAAGGAGGAATCATACCACCGGATGGCCAAAATCCCCAAGGCTATGATGAAAATGGCGATAAACCCTTGAAAACACCCAAAAACTACCTTTATATGCCATTGTCAGAAGTGACGATTGCAGAGCTTTTAAAAGACAGAGGTTATAAGACCGCTCATATTGGTAAGTGGCATTTGGGGCCTGATGAATACTTTCCTGAACATCAAGGGTTCGATGTGAATATAGGAGGCTGTGATCTAGGACAACCGCCAAGTTACTTTGATCCCTATAAGCCATTCAATGGAAATGAGGAATATATCATTCCTAATTTGGCTCCGAGAAAAGAAGGTGAGTACCTTACTGATAGAGAAGGAGATGAATTGGTGGGTTTTATCCAAGAAAATAAAGACAAGCCATTTTTCGTACAGTGGGCCAGCTATACCGTGCATACCCCATTAATGGGAAAAGCTGATTTGGTCAGTGATTATGAATCCAAAGAGCCAGGAGATCAGCAAAACCCTGTTTATGCAGCCATGGTCAAAAGCCTCGACGAAAATGTGGGAAAAGTAGTGGCGACCTTGGATAGTTTAGGGATCAGTGGAAATACACTAGTGATTTTTACTTCTGACAATGGAGGGCTTATGGGTAATCCATCCCACCTTATCACTAATAATACACCGCTGAGGTCCCAAAAAGGATACCCCTACGAAGGAGGGATAAGGGTGCCCACCATCATGAGATGGCCTGGTAAAATACCCCAAGGAAAAGAAACGGCATCTCCTATGATTACCATGGATATTATTCCTACGATTCTAAATTATGTGGATGGCGAAGTGGCTGAAGATAACTGGGATGGTGTAAACCTACTGGAAATGATCAATCACCCTGGAAAAACGTATAGCCGCGATCTGTTCTGGCATTTTCCCCACTATCGCGGAGTGGACGTAGTTCCTTATTCCATTATCCGGTCGGGAGACTTTAAGCTGATCCACTATTATGATGGTACCGAGGATGAATTATATGATCTTTCTGCTGATTTATCTGAAAAATATAATCTTATCGCTGAACGAAATGAGCTAGCGGATGAATTGAAGCAAAAGTTAACCGTTTGGCTGGAAAAAACAGATGCAAAAATGCCAGTTGAAAAACAATAA
- a CDS encoding RagB/SusD family nutrient uptake outer membrane protein, translating into MKTLNRKYINRMIALILLAGFTGCMGFLEEEVYTQYDPDSFLQDPSGVDALLTGAYARSRIISYDHRNYTYLLNEFCTDVSFETGGGLEAVAAPFIQFSWPVNNGILNGQWNKMYAAIASANTVLIVANDLTDLPEAELNAIIGEARFIRASAYYYLYNLFGPTPIIEIPEGASPEEIEEIGQSTPRATKEAFFNYVIADLEFAAANLPTEETLIGRATKGAALGYLMKLYLNDKNWEMAAATAQEVIDLGYYALYDDYEELFSVDGEQNKEYVFRAPCLPQSGYQNNYMAHAFPPGYPVLDSWANYGAQFRTYTAFYKTFGEEDLRRDLFVTEYTNISGDPVELVEREDGTALDNVRSFKYWPDPDAIGESHGNDIVYIRYADVLLSRAEALNEVSGPNQESIGLINEIRNRVNAREISPSDFPSKEALRDFILEERGREFYSEGLRREDLIRHGKFILSAQGRGYDAKPHQVLYPIPLQQIDTNPNLEQNPGY; encoded by the coding sequence ATGAAAACGCTAAATAGAAAATATATCAATCGAATGATAGCACTTATATTGCTTGCGGGCTTTACAGGGTGCATGGGATTTTTGGAAGAAGAAGTGTATACCCAGTATGATCCTGATAGCTTCCTTCAGGACCCATCAGGGGTGGATGCACTGCTTACCGGTGCTTATGCTAGGTCGAGGATTATCTCCTATGATCATAGGAACTATACCTATTTGCTCAATGAGTTTTGTACGGATGTCTCATTCGAAACTGGCGGGGGGCTAGAAGCAGTGGCCGCTCCGTTTATACAGTTTTCTTGGCCGGTAAACAATGGCATCCTAAATGGCCAATGGAACAAAATGTACGCAGCCATAGCCAGTGCCAACACGGTACTGATCGTGGCCAATGACCTGACGGACTTACCTGAGGCAGAATTGAATGCCATTATTGGAGAAGCCAGGTTTATCCGTGCATCGGCATATTATTATCTCTACAACCTATTTGGCCCTACACCGATTATCGAAATTCCCGAAGGTGCCAGCCCTGAAGAGATTGAGGAAATCGGCCAAAGCACTCCGAGGGCTACAAAAGAAGCATTTTTTAATTATGTAATAGCTGATTTGGAATTTGCAGCAGCTAACTTGCCTACGGAAGAAACCTTGATAGGTAGGGCCACCAAAGGAGCCGCACTAGGATACCTGATGAAGCTGTACCTGAACGACAAAAATTGGGAGATGGCAGCCGCTACCGCTCAGGAAGTGATTGATTTAGGGTATTATGCATTGTATGATGATTATGAAGAATTGTTCTCTGTGGATGGAGAGCAAAACAAAGAATACGTTTTCAGGGCTCCATGCCTACCACAGTCGGGCTACCAAAACAACTATATGGCACATGCATTTCCTCCTGGATATCCTGTTTTGGACTCTTGGGCCAATTATGGTGCGCAGTTCAGGACCTACACCGCTTTCTACAAAACCTTTGGCGAAGAAGACCTAAGGAGGGATCTTTTCGTGACGGAATATACCAACATTTCCGGTGATCCCGTAGAGCTTGTAGAGCGAGAGGACGGGACAGCTTTGGACAATGTAAGGAGCTTTAAGTATTGGCCGGATCCGGATGCCATAGGAGAATCCCATGGAAACGATATTGTGTATATCCGGTATGCAGATGTGCTTTTGTCAAGGGCAGAAGCGTTAAATGAGGTTAGTGGGCCAAACCAGGAAAGCATCGGCCTGATCAATGAAATTCGTAACCGTGTAAATGCCAGGGAAATTTCCCCGTCCGATTTTCCTTCCAAAGAGGCTTTGAGGGATTTTATTCTTGAAGAAAGAGGTAGGGAATTTTACAGCGAAGGGCTGAGAAGAGAGGATTTGATCCGTCATGGCAAATTTATTTTAAGTGCCCAAGGCAGAGGTTATGATGCCAAACCACACCAAGTTCTCTATCCCATTCCACTACAGCAAATAGATACCAATCCAAACTTAGAACAAAACCCTGGCTACTAA
- a CDS encoding SusC/RagA family TonB-linked outer membrane protein — MKLTLHGTNYVPEMDQRDSVWPVSNKQIWTFWMLLMLSVFLIEPVKASNQIPGLNDVFVTIELEDEPLIAAFKKIEDNTPYRFSYKLEYVKEYDKVSISTERRTLKKTLDLLLENTDLQYQKIDNSIVITPKIKTTASKKQRPISPDDAAIMVRGKVTSPAEPAGVPGVNVRIIGTQKGTVTDIDGGYQIEVENGDAVLEFSFIGYETARETVGNRTEVNVVMQEILSGLNEVVVVGYGVQKKSDLTGAVVSLSEDNFTQGANSNALQLLNGRAAGVNISQPNSAPGAQTKIQIRGAGSINGDNDALIVVDGLPGINPSDLSPDDIASIEVLKDASSAAIYGTRAANGVVLITTKSGKKGDPVLKYNAYYGVQSVAKRIDVLNGRQYMETLNAIREEGGGDPIYTQDEVSQMGEGTNWQDVIFNDRAPVQNHQISMSGGSEKSTYYAGLNYFNQEGLVKNSNFKKLNLRTNLDFRPKEFLRFKFNINYTRSTQNAILFSNAANENAGPINSAIQFDPTLPAGLDGSGRYYLNDFIALDNPQALINGVTQENLDSRFYGTFSTEFEPIKGLVGSVRLGGTNATGMTSNYRDRSTLNGRSNGGIGSRNSSDYVQWLAEFLVKYDKQFNEDHHLNLMAGATFEEFLTVGVNASSRDFLSDVTFADLLQSGDGDNGDDVSSSRNRNRLNGFLGRVNYDLKGKYLFTASIRADGTSRFSDTNKYGIFPSGAFAWRITDEPFFKPIANTMSTAKLRLGYGQLGNQGVPNFSTIQTLVAGGSAVFGDAIYQGVVPARLPNPNLKWETTEEINFGLDFGFANDRVHGSIDYYIRTTKDQIFSKPIPSVVGFTNILVNFGSAKNSGIDFMLNSVNIQNNDFKWSSTLNFSLLKNEVTELPDFIPEIISGNIGTFINNFLLVREGVAMRSFYGFETEGIFQLDDDIENSAQPNAAPGHIKFKDQNNDGAIDLEDRVVLGDPFPDFTLGFSNTLNYKNWSLDVFMQWVNGIQTLDANVTESLYPTNEYRNRISEYLLNRWTPENPTNEYPSGVNPTAYGGDFVINSMTVKDASFFRLKTVTLGYNFPLKGNKVFSNVNAYVAGDNLLTITDFEGFDPDASASGASNVSKVSYNSYPLSRTVRFGVNVTF; from the coding sequence ATGAAATTAACTTTACATGGGACGAATTATGTACCCGAAATGGACCAACGAGACAGTGTTTGGCCAGTTTCAAACAAGCAGATTTGGACATTTTGGATGTTGCTGATGCTTTCGGTATTCCTCATCGAACCTGTCAAAGCTAGTAATCAAATTCCGGGGCTGAATGATGTGTTTGTAACCATCGAGCTGGAGGATGAACCACTGATAGCGGCTTTTAAAAAAATAGAAGACAATACCCCTTATCGATTTTCTTACAAATTGGAATATGTAAAAGAATACGATAAGGTCAGTATTTCTACAGAAAGAAGGACACTCAAGAAGACCTTGGATCTTCTATTGGAAAACACCGATTTGCAGTACCAGAAGATAGATAACAGTATTGTCATTACCCCAAAAATAAAAACAACGGCGTCAAAGAAACAGAGGCCCATATCTCCTGATGATGCAGCGATAATGGTGAGGGGGAAAGTAACTTCACCAGCAGAGCCTGCAGGAGTTCCAGGGGTCAATGTACGCATAATCGGCACCCAAAAAGGTACCGTTACGGACATTGACGGAGGCTATCAGATAGAAGTAGAAAATGGAGATGCTGTGCTGGAGTTTTCATTTATAGGCTATGAAACAGCGCGTGAAACCGTGGGAAACCGGACAGAGGTCAATGTGGTCATGCAAGAAATCCTAAGTGGACTGAATGAGGTGGTGGTCGTGGGATATGGCGTGCAAAAAAAGAGTGACCTCACTGGGGCGGTAGTGTCTTTGAGCGAAGATAATTTTACCCAAGGGGCCAATTCCAATGCCCTACAATTGCTCAATGGTAGAGCAGCAGGTGTCAATATCAGTCAACCAAATTCTGCTCCCGGCGCCCAAACAAAAATCCAAATAAGAGGGGCAGGATCAATCAACGGAGATAACGATGCGCTGATCGTAGTGGATGGTCTCCCGGGAATCAATCCGTCTGACCTATCACCAGATGATATCGCTTCTATTGAAGTGCTCAAGGATGCATCCTCTGCTGCCATCTATGGTACCAGAGCTGCAAATGGAGTGGTGCTGATCACCACCAAGAGTGGCAAAAAAGGTGATCCTGTCCTTAAATACAATGCCTATTATGGTGTGCAGTCGGTGGCAAAAAGGATAGATGTACTCAACGGCCGGCAATACATGGAGACATTAAATGCCATTCGTGAAGAAGGTGGAGGAGACCCGATCTATACACAAGACGAAGTCTCACAAATGGGAGAGGGAACCAACTGGCAGGATGTGATTTTCAATGATCGCGCACCAGTGCAAAACCACCAAATCAGCATGTCTGGAGGTTCTGAGAAAAGCACCTATTATGCTGGATTAAACTACTTTAACCAAGAGGGGTTAGTGAAAAACTCCAACTTTAAAAAGCTGAACTTACGGACCAATTTGGACTTTAGGCCAAAGGAGTTTTTGAGGTTCAAGTTCAATATCAACTATACTAGGTCGACTCAAAATGCCATTCTGTTTTCAAATGCTGCAAACGAAAATGCGGGTCCCATTAATTCTGCCATTCAATTTGATCCTACTTTACCAGCAGGACTTGATGGAAGTGGCCGGTATTACCTCAATGACTTTATCGCATTGGACAATCCACAGGCACTGATCAATGGTGTAACACAGGAAAACCTAGATAGTCGGTTTTATGGGACATTTTCTACGGAATTTGAGCCGATAAAAGGCTTAGTTGGTTCAGTAAGACTGGGTGGGACAAATGCCACAGGAATGACTTCCAATTACAGAGATCGATCCACCTTAAACGGTCGGAGCAATGGAGGGATCGGGTCCAGAAATTCATCCGATTATGTGCAGTGGCTAGCCGAGTTTTTGGTGAAATACGATAAGCAATTCAATGAAGACCATCATTTGAACTTAATGGCAGGGGCCACTTTTGAAGAATTTCTAACGGTAGGGGTCAATGCCAGTTCAAGGGATTTCTTGTCCGATGTGACCTTTGCTGACTTACTCCAAAGTGGAGATGGAGACAATGGAGACGATGTGAGCTCGTCTCGAAACAGGAACCGTCTCAATGGCTTTTTGGGGCGTGTAAATTATGATTTGAAAGGTAAATATTTGTTTACAGCTTCCATCAGGGCAGATGGTACATCCAGGTTTTCTGACACTAATAAGTACGGAATATTCCCTTCAGGGGCTTTTGCTTGGAGGATTACTGACGAACCCTTCTTTAAGCCAATAGCCAACACGATGAGTACGGCAAAGTTGCGGCTAGGGTATGGTCAGCTTGGGAATCAGGGAGTGCCCAATTTCAGTACGATCCAGACATTGGTAGCTGGTGGAAGTGCCGTTTTTGGAGATGCTATTTATCAAGGGGTAGTTCCGGCACGGTTGCCCAATCCAAACTTAAAATGGGAAACTACCGAAGAGATTAATTTTGGCCTTGATTTTGGTTTCGCCAATGACCGGGTACACGGGTCCATCGATTATTATATCCGAACGACCAAAGACCAGATTTTCAGTAAGCCCATTCCGTCGGTGGTAGGCTTTACCAATATTTTGGTGAACTTCGGATCTGCCAAAAATTCAGGAATTGATTTTATGCTGAATTCAGTCAATATCCAAAACAATGATTTCAAATGGAGTTCTACGCTTAATTTTTCACTGTTGAAGAATGAGGTGACCGAGTTGCCCGATTTTATTCCTGAAATCATTTCAGGTAATATAGGGACCTTCATTAATAACTTTTTACTAGTTCGTGAAGGAGTGGCAATGCGCTCATTTTACGGTTTTGAGACGGAAGGGATTTTCCAGTTAGATGATGATATAGAAAACTCTGCCCAGCCAAATGCAGCTCCTGGACATATAAAGTTCAAGGACCAAAACAATGATGGAGCGATAGATTTAGAGGATAGGGTAGTGCTGGGGGATCCTTTTCCTGACTTTACGTTAGGGTTTAGCAATACCTTGAATTATAAAAACTGGTCACTGGATGTTTTTATGCAATGGGTGAATGGGATACAGACACTGGATGCCAATGTAACCGAATCATTATATCCCACTAACGAATACAGAAACCGTATCTCCGAATACCTTCTTAACAGATGGACACCAGAAAACCCCACTAATGAGTATCCAAGTGGTGTAAACCCTACTGCCTATGGAGGGGACTTTGTGATCAATTCGATGACAGTAAAAGATGCATCGTTTTTCCGACTGAAGACGGTAACATTGGGGTATAATTTTCCACTCAAAGGAAACAAGGTGTTTAGCAACGTTAATGCTTATGTGGCTGGGGACAATTTATTGACCATAACCGATTTTGAAGGGTTTGACCCAGATGCCAGTGCCTCGGGAGCAAGTAATGTTTCCAAGGTGAGTTATAATAGCTACCCGCTCAGCAGAACAGTACGGTTCGGAGTGAATGTAACCTTTTAA
- a CDS encoding FecR family protein, which translates to MNKKERFLSLWRSYVAGKCSSEEMDELFESLEDPEISELIGKDMSETWSQEGISKPPYDTAVLLERINQTKTSHLRVTKRKRNKQWKVWSSIAAILVLSLLGGGWFWNEINKEEQEKWQYRRAEIGEVVPVVLPDGSKVWLNAASEIRYLETFSIRNVEITGEAYFEVEEDKGRPFTVKTGSVTTRVLGTSFNVRAYKEDQNIQVTVRTGKVGVGKRQEGMATITPNQQISYSLENDAFAFSEVDASSLCSWRNGDLIFENSTFQDAVVILEKHFGKQFKFENERLKTCRFTSKFSGKESLDHVLEVLSKLNGVTYKVEDGTVYFDGKKCL; encoded by the coding sequence TTGAATAAGAAAGAACGGTTTTTATCCCTGTGGCGCAGTTACGTAGCAGGTAAGTGTTCCTCGGAAGAGATGGACGAATTGTTTGAATCATTGGAAGATCCTGAGATTTCGGAATTGATAGGGAAGGATATGTCCGAGACGTGGAGCCAAGAGGGGATATCCAAGCCTCCTTATGATACAGCTGTACTTTTAGAAAGAATCAATCAAACCAAAACGAGTCATCTTAGGGTAACGAAGAGAAAAAGGAATAAGCAATGGAAGGTGTGGAGCAGTATTGCGGCTATTTTGGTGTTGTCATTATTGGGAGGTGGTTGGTTCTGGAATGAAATCAACAAAGAAGAACAGGAGAAATGGCAATACAGGCGTGCTGAAATAGGAGAGGTAGTGCCGGTGGTTTTGCCAGATGGAAGTAAGGTATGGCTTAATGCTGCTTCCGAGATAAGGTATTTAGAAACTTTTTCCATAAGAAATGTGGAGATAACGGGAGAGGCTTATTTTGAGGTAGAAGAAGATAAGGGCCGTCCTTTTACTGTCAAGACAGGAAGCGTTACGACACGTGTTTTGGGTACCTCATTCAACGTTCGAGCTTATAAAGAGGATCAAAATATACAGGTAACAGTGAGGACTGGAAAAGTAGGAGTGGGGAAAAGACAGGAAGGAATGGCGACAATCACACCAAATCAGCAGATTTCATATAGTTTGGAAAATGATGCATTTGCATTTAGCGAAGTGGATGCCTCATCATTATGTTCTTGGCGAAATGGAGATTTGATATTCGAAAACTCCACCTTTCAGGATGCTGTAGTCATTTTAGAAAAGCACTTTGGTAAGCAATTCAAATTTGAGAATGAACGACTGAAAACCTGTCGGTTTACATCCAAGTTCTCTGGAAAAGAATCCCTGGATCATGTACTTGAAGTCCTCTCAAAGCTGAATGGAGTCACTTATAAAGTAGAGGACGGTACCGTGTATTTTGATGGAAAAAAGTGCCTCTAA
- a CDS encoding RNA polymerase sigma factor, which produces MFCLSNNREDFFLAVADGDEEAFSILFEMYHTRIYHFAKTYLKDKALSEDLVQEIFIKIWQEKGKLKEIDNFDSYLFTMVKRKSIDVLRKVARDKKLAETIKMNLIPTSNPHMEDDNTGYLSKIKENLSAQQRLVFDMSRNQGLTYEDIAYKLNISKNTVRNHMVEALKVLKKALKRNLYLF; this is translated from the coding sequence ATGTTTTGTCTTTCGAATAACAGGGAGGATTTCTTTTTAGCAGTTGCCGATGGTGATGAAGAAGCCTTCAGTATCTTATTTGAAATGTACCATACAAGGATCTATCATTTTGCAAAGACTTATTTAAAAGACAAGGCACTTTCGGAAGATCTGGTGCAAGAAATTTTCATTAAAATCTGGCAAGAAAAGGGGAAGCTAAAAGAGATAGATAATTTTGATAGTTATCTTTTTACAATGGTCAAGAGAAAATCCATTGACGTACTTCGAAAGGTAGCAAGGGATAAAAAATTGGCTGAGACTATTAAAATGAATTTGATACCTACTTCCAATCCCCATATGGAAGATGATAATACAGGGTATCTGTCCAAAATAAAGGAAAACCTATCTGCCCAGCAGCGGTTGGTATTTGATATGAGCAGAAATCAGGGACTCACTTACGAGGATATAGCTTACAAGTTAAATATATCCAAAAACACTGTTCGAAACCACATGGTGGAAGCGCTTAAAGTGTTGAAAAAAGCCCTGAAAAGGAATTTGTATTTGTTCTGA